One segment of Thermoanaerobacter kivui DNA contains the following:
- a CDS encoding nucleoside triphosphate pyrophosphohydrolase family protein, whose amino-acid sequence MKDIIVDDLQNTVDEYLLRHRSIMDIMTKIQESSARINRAVAKSVTECGCIRINATKQETPPDANLKEAHKYFKSHLEGQLCDNCKEVIETEIGNNIFYIIALCNVLGLNFYDILLKKHKELNILGIFNML is encoded by the coding sequence ATGAAGGATATTATTGTAGATGACCTCCAAAACACAGTAGATGAATACCTTCTTCGCCACAGAAGTATTATGGATATAATGACAAAAATACAAGAGAGCAGCGCCCGTATAAACAGAGCCGTTGCAAAATCTGTAACTGAATGCGGATGTATAAGGATAAATGCCACCAAACAAGAAACTCCCCCTGATGCAAATTTAAAAGAAGCCCATAAATATTTTAAATCTCACTTAGAAGGTCAACTGTGTGACAATTGCAAAGAGGTTATAGAAACAGAAATAGGCAACAACATATTCTACATAATCGCCTTGTGCAATGTTTTAGGCCTTAATTTTTACGATATACTTCTTAAAAAGCACAAAGAATTAAACATACTGGGAATATTCAACATGCTGTAA
- the radA gene encoding DNA repair protein RadA — translation MAKPTTKFVCRECGFESSKWLGRCPNCDTWNSFEEEKVVEVLKTSVKEKKKSEVFLLKDVIIQEDKRVKTGIEEFDRVLGGGIIRGSLVLIGGDPGIGKSTLLLQVAGNISKSMKVLYVSGEESLQQIKLRADRILKEKQEIYLLCETNIEEIERKIENVMPGFVIIDSIQTMYTEESPTIPGSISQVRQVTQRLMEIAKQKGISIFIIGHVTKEGAIAGPKVLEHMVDTVLYFEGDRTQSFRILRAVKNRFGSTNEIGVFDMEENGLREIRNPSEFILSNRPKNVPGTTVVCSIQGTRPILMEVQSLLCRTNFGVPRRMATGFDYNRSVLLLAVIEKRLGINLSQFDAYINVAGGMKIQEPAADLGVIASSLSGYFNIPIPHDVCFIGEVGLTGEVRGVSNIDKRIGEAQKMGFSQVFIPDMKTKEIKKFENIKVIKVKDIKEILDFLKQLQRQERASL, via the coding sequence ATGGCAAAACCAACGACAAAGTTTGTATGCCGGGAATGCGGCTTTGAAAGCAGTAAATGGTTAGGCAGATGTCCTAATTGTGATACGTGGAATTCTTTTGAAGAGGAAAAAGTAGTAGAAGTCTTAAAAACATCGGTAAAGGAAAAGAAAAAGTCGGAAGTATTTCTTTTAAAGGATGTAATAATTCAAGAAGATAAAAGGGTAAAGACAGGTATTGAGGAGTTTGACAGGGTTTTAGGAGGAGGAATTATAAGAGGTTCTCTTGTTTTAATTGGAGGAGACCCCGGTATAGGTAAATCTACACTTTTGCTGCAAGTTGCAGGCAATATTTCTAAGTCCATGAAAGTGCTTTATGTTTCAGGAGAAGAATCACTTCAACAGATTAAATTGCGGGCGGATAGAATTTTAAAGGAAAAACAAGAAATATATTTGCTCTGTGAGACGAACATTGAAGAGATAGAAAGGAAAATTGAAAATGTTATGCCAGGTTTTGTTATTATTGATTCTATACAGACTATGTATACAGAAGAAAGCCCCACTATACCAGGCAGTATATCTCAAGTAAGGCAGGTTACACAGCGACTCATGGAAATTGCTAAGCAAAAAGGTATAAGCATTTTCATAATAGGGCATGTTACCAAGGAAGGGGCGATTGCAGGTCCTAAAGTGTTAGAACACATGGTAGACACAGTTTTGTATTTTGAAGGGGATAGAACCCAGTCTTTTAGGATATTGCGGGCTGTTAAAAACAGGTTTGGGTCTACAAATGAAATAGGTGTTTTTGACATGGAAGAGAATGGACTAAGAGAAATTCGCAATCCTTCTGAATTCATTCTTTCAAATAGGCCCAAAAATGTTCCAGGAACCACTGTAGTGTGTTCTATACAAGGAACAAGGCCTATTTTAATGGAGGTTCAGTCTTTGCTATGCCGCACTAATTTTGGAGTTCCCCGCAGGATGGCTACAGGGTTTGATTATAATCGCTCTGTACTACTTCTTGCGGTTATAGAGAAAAGGCTTGGAATAAATCTTTCTCAATTTGATGCCTATATAAATGTCGCAGGAGGCATGAAAATTCAAGAACCCGCTGCTGACCTTGGAGTAATAGCATCTTCTCTTTCTGGATATTTTAATATTCCTATTCCGCATGATGTGTGTTTTATAGGAGAAGTGGGGCTGACAGGGGAAGTGAGAGGAGTAAGTAACATAGATAAACGGATTGGAGAAGCACAAAAAATGGGTTTTTCACAAGTTTTTATTCCGGATATGAAAACGAAGGAAATAAAAAAGTTTGAGAACATAAAAGTGATAAAGGTGAAAGATATAAAAGAAATCCTTGATTTTTTAAAGCAATTACAAAGACAAGAAAGAGCGTCTCTTTGA
- a CDS encoding Nramp family divalent metal transporter has protein sequence MKRSLKKILKYFGPAFVISVAYIDPGNFATNISGGSIFNYHLIWVILWSNIMAIFLQIMSAKLGIATGHNLPEMCGLIFKRKVNWFLWIAAELAAMATDLAEFLGGTLGLYLLFHIPLVYAGLLTGVITFIIVYLEKYGQKIVEMVIFVLVSVISLSYAFELFLAKPDWGKVFFHTIVPSIPNGEALLIAVGILGATVMPHVIYLHSQLVQYRNTGMTIEEKKEHLKMEKLDIIVAMNIAFIINAAMLIVSAAVFYKNGMVVESIEEAHMSLKPLLGPLSSWAFGIALLASGLSSSAVSTMAGQTIMKGFVGLNIPLNLRRLITMMPALIIISLGIDPIKTLIISQVILSLELPMAIIPMLIITSQKKFMGEFVNKPIEKITGVIVTLVIITLNGLLLYFTFAGMA, from the coding sequence ATTAAACGCAGTTTAAAGAAAATTTTAAAATATTTTGGCCCTGCTTTTGTTATAAGCGTAGCTTATATTGACCCTGGGAATTTTGCTACGAACATAAGCGGCGGTTCAATATTTAATTATCATTTAATATGGGTGATACTTTGGAGCAATATTATGGCTATTTTTTTGCAAATCATGTCTGCAAAATTGGGAATTGCAACAGGCCACAATTTGCCAGAAATGTGTGGCTTAATCTTTAAAAGAAAAGTTAATTGGTTTTTGTGGATAGCGGCAGAACTGGCGGCAATGGCGACAGATTTAGCAGAATTTTTGGGAGGTACTTTGGGATTATATTTGCTTTTTCACATTCCTCTCGTATATGCAGGGCTTTTGACAGGAGTGATCACTTTTATAATTGTGTATTTAGAAAAGTATGGGCAAAAAATAGTTGAAATGGTGATTTTTGTATTGGTATCAGTTATAAGCCTTTCTTATGCTTTTGAGTTGTTTTTAGCAAAACCTGATTGGGGGAAAGTGTTTTTTCACACTATTGTTCCTTCTATACCTAATGGAGAAGCTTTGTTAATAGCAGTAGGTATATTAGGAGCTACTGTGATGCCTCACGTAATTTATCTACATTCGCAACTTGTACAATATAGGAATACAGGAATGACTATTGAAGAGAAAAAAGAACATTTGAAGATGGAAAAGTTGGATATTATAGTGGCGATGAATATCGCTTTTATAATAAATGCAGCTATGCTCATAGTTTCAGCAGCGGTTTTTTATAAAAACGGCATGGTGGTAGAATCCATTGAAGAAGCTCATATGTCATTAAAACCATTGTTAGGTCCTTTATCCAGTTGGGCTTTTGGTATTGCGCTTTTGGCCTCTGGTTTATCTTCTTCCGCAGTAAGTACAATGGCAGGGCAAACTATAATGAAAGGTTTTGTAGGGCTTAATATCCCTCTTAATTTGAGAAGGCTTATTACTATGATGCCTGCTTTGATAATTATTTCGCTGGGGATAGACCCCATAAAAACTCTCATTATAAGCCAAGTGATTTTAAGTCTTGAACTGCCTATGGCAATAATTCCTATGCTTATAATTACTTCTCAAAAAAAGTTTATGGGGGAATTTGTAAATAAACCTATAGAAAAGATTACGGGAGTGATAGTTACATTAGTTATAATTACTTTGAATGGGTTGCTGCTCTATTTTACTTTTGCAGGTATGGCTTAA
- a CDS encoding metal-dependent transcriptional regulator: MERDKFYTVRGYQILSKKEKRLTPAMEDYVEMIYRESLKSSYIRVNVLSELLNVKAPSTTKMLQKLKELGLVEYKKYGIINLTEKGKEMGKFLLERHSIIETFLKNLGVKEELLVQTELIEHNISKDTLERIKLFNKFLSRNPDVVERFKKMK, from the coding sequence ATGGAAAGGGACAAATTTTATACTGTGAGAGGCTACCAAATTCTTTCAAAAAAGGAAAAACGTCTAACACCTGCTATGGAAGACTATGTTGAGATGATTTACAGAGAAAGTTTGAAAAGTTCTTATATAAGGGTAAATGTTCTTTCTGAATTGCTAAATGTAAAAGCACCTTCTACTACAAAAATGCTTCAAAAGTTAAAGGAGTTGGGGCTTGTAGAATATAAAAAGTACGGGATTATAAATTTGACTGAGAAAGGGAAAGAGATGGGCAAATTCCTATTAGAGAGGCACTCTATAATAGAGACATTTTTAAAAAATTTAGGAGTTAAAGAGGAATTACTGGTACAGACTGAGTTAATTGAACACAATATTTCTAAGGATACATTGGAAAGGATTAAATTGTTTAATAAATTTCTATCGCGAAATCCCGATGTTGTAGAAAGATTTAAAAAAATGAAATGA
- a CDS encoding ATP-dependent Clp protease ATP-binding subunit — MAMFGRFTERAQKALYLAQEEARSFYHNYVGTEHILLGLLREDEGIAARTLKKLGVTYEATREKVLSLIGMGNVPGDVVGYTPRAKRVLELSFSEARRFNTSYIGTEHILLGLLREGEGVAVRILMEQGIDFNRVREEIVKMLSEEPTGGPAKAAKAKNTNTPTLNQFGRDLTELARDGKLDPVIGREKEIERVIQILSRRTKNNPVLIGEPGVGKTAIAEGLAQKIVEGEIPEILKDKRVVTLDMASMVAGTKYRGEFEDRLKTVLNEVIKAGNVILFIDEMHTLIGAGAAEGAIDASNILKPALARGEIQVIGATTLDEYRKYVERDPALERRFQPIIVEEPTVEETIEILKGLRDKYEAHHRVKITDEAIEAAAKLSHRYIADRFLPDKAIDLIDEAASRVRLKTVTAPPEIKELEEKINDLIKEKEEAIRTQEYEKAAKIRDEEQKLREELEKLKAKWQQNSFSDEKSVGPEEIAQVVSLWTGIPVKKLAQEESERLLHLEEVLHERVIGQDEAVEAVARAIRRARVGLKDPKRPIGSFIFLGPTGVGKTELTKALAEALFGDENAMIRLDMSEYMERHTVSKLIGSPPGYVGFEEGGQLTEKVRRKPYSVILLDEIEKAHPEVFNILLQILEDGRLTDSKGRTVDFKNTVIIMTSNVGAELLKKQSTLGFMPQEKEDKASHEKIKETLMAELRKTFRPEFLNRVDEIIVFHQLSKEDIEKIADIMIEELNNRLKENNIKLEFTPEAKEEIIKQGYDPNYGARPLRRAIQRIVENQLSELMLQGEVKPGDELIVTAKDGKLEFIKKDLVKKT, encoded by the coding sequence ATGGCTATGTTTGGAAGATTTACTGAAAGGGCACAAAAGGCGCTTTACTTAGCGCAAGAGGAGGCAAGGTCTTTTTATCACAATTATGTGGGAACAGAGCATATTTTATTAGGACTACTAAGAGAAGATGAAGGAATAGCAGCAAGAACTTTAAAGAAATTGGGAGTCACTTATGAAGCCACCAGAGAAAAGGTATTGTCATTAATTGGAATGGGAAATGTTCCAGGAGATGTTGTAGGATATACTCCGAGGGCAAAAAGAGTATTGGAGTTGAGCTTTAGCGAAGCAAGAAGGTTCAACACCAGTTACATTGGAACAGAGCATATTCTGTTGGGACTTTTGAGAGAAGGCGAAGGTGTTGCTGTTAGAATTTTGATGGAACAAGGTATAGATTTTAACAGGGTGAGAGAGGAGATTGTGAAGATGTTGAGCGAAGAGCCAACTGGAGGTCCTGCAAAAGCTGCTAAAGCTAAAAATACCAACACTCCAACTCTCAACCAATTTGGAAGAGATTTGACAGAGCTTGCAAGGGACGGGAAACTTGACCCTGTCATAGGAAGAGAGAAAGAGATTGAAAGAGTTATACAAATACTCAGCAGGAGGACAAAAAACAATCCTGTTTTAATAGGGGAACCAGGTGTTGGTAAAACAGCTATTGCTGAAGGCCTTGCGCAAAAGATTGTAGAAGGTGAAATTCCAGAAATTTTAAAGGACAAAAGAGTTGTGACTTTGGATATGGCTTCTATGGTGGCTGGTACAAAATACAGAGGTGAATTTGAGGACAGGTTAAAAACTGTGTTGAATGAAGTCATAAAAGCTGGGAATGTAATACTTTTTATAGATGAAATGCACACTTTAATAGGAGCAGGTGCTGCAGAAGGAGCTATAGACGCTTCAAATATTTTAAAGCCAGCATTAGCAAGAGGTGAAATACAAGTAATAGGTGCGACTACTTTAGACGAATATAGAAAGTACGTAGAAAGAGACCCAGCGTTAGAGAGAAGATTCCAGCCTATTATTGTAGAAGAGCCTACGGTGGAAGAGACAATTGAGATATTGAAAGGTTTGAGAGATAAATACGAAGCACATCATAGAGTCAAAATCACTGATGAAGCGATTGAAGCAGCTGCCAAACTCTCACATAGATACATTGCAGACAGGTTTTTGCCAGACAAGGCTATTGACTTAATAGATGAGGCGGCGTCCCGTGTGAGATTAAAAACAGTCACAGCTCCTCCAGAGATTAAAGAGTTAGAAGAGAAAATTAATGACCTTATAAAAGAAAAAGAAGAGGCTATAAGGACTCAAGAATACGAAAAAGCGGCAAAAATAAGAGATGAAGAACAAAAATTGAGGGAAGAGCTAGAAAAATTAAAGGCTAAATGGCAGCAAAATTCATTCTCTGATGAAAAAAGTGTTGGACCAGAGGAAATTGCTCAAGTAGTGTCTTTGTGGACAGGAATACCTGTCAAAAAATTGGCTCAAGAAGAATCTGAAAGGCTGCTTCACTTAGAAGAAGTATTGCATGAAAGAGTTATAGGACAGGACGAAGCTGTTGAGGCAGTTGCTCGAGCTATAAGAAGGGCAAGAGTAGGGCTTAAGGACCCCAAAAGGCCTATTGGTTCTTTCATATTCTTAGGTCCTACAGGAGTAGGTAAGACAGAGCTTACAAAGGCGTTGGCAGAGGCGCTCTTTGGTGACGAAAATGCCATGATAAGACTAGACATGTCTGAATACATGGAAAGACATACTGTATCAAAGCTTATCGGTTCGCCTCCAGGATATGTAGGCTTTGAAGAAGGAGGACAACTAACAGAAAAAGTAAGAAGGAAACCTTATTCAGTAATTTTGCTGGATGAAATTGAGAAAGCCCATCCAGAGGTGTTTAATATACTCCTTCAAATATTAGAAGATGGGCGTCTTACAGACTCCAAAGGAAGGACTGTGGACTTTAAAAACACTGTTATTATCATGACATCAAACGTAGGTGCAGAATTACTTAAAAAACAATCTACCTTAGGTTTTATGCCTCAAGAGAAAGAAGATAAGGCTTCTCATGAAAAGATAAAAGAAACGCTAATGGCAGAATTAAGGAAGACGTTTAGACCGGAGTTTTTGAACAGGGTTGATGAAATAATTGTATTCCATCAACTCTCTAAAGAAGATATTGAAAAAATTGCTGATATAATGATTGAAGAATTGAACAACAGGTTGAAAGAAAACAATATTAAGCTGGAATTTACTCCTGAAGCTAAAGAAGAAATAATAAAACAAGGATATGACCCAAATTACGGCGCAAGACCTTTAAGAAGAGCTATACAAAGAATTGTGGAAAATCAACTGTCAGAGTTGATGTTACAGGGAGAAGTTAAACCAGGAGATGAACTTATAGTAACTGCAAAAGATGGGAAATTAGAATTTATTAAGAAAGATTTAGTAAAAAAGACTTAG
- a CDS encoding protein arginine kinase: protein MFRYDNDVVLSSRIRLARNIKDIPFPSVMTEEQGQKVIDLVKKAILGSNTILSTQFVEYDMKRLSPIDRQSLVEKHLISPDLSQNTKNGYALIKNDNTVSIMVNEEDHLRIQCILEGLRLNESWDIADKIDDLIEETIDYAYDEKIGYLTSCPTNVGTGIRASVMVHLPALTITGQISNILNSVSKIGIAVRGIYGEGTQALGDIYQISNQITLGQSEREIIENVEGVARQIIFSERKAREDLYNKQKIQIEDRVGRAFGILSHAKVMSTKEYMTLMSDVRLGAVLGILDVEIQKIDKLTTSIQPANLQKIYGMQLDPYNRDIKRAEYVVRQINKKDNL from the coding sequence GTGTTCAGATACGATAATGATGTTGTGTTATCCAGTAGAATTCGACTTGCTCGAAATATAAAAGACATTCCCTTTCCTTCCGTCATGACTGAAGAGCAAGGACAAAAAGTTATAGATTTGGTTAAAAAAGCCATACTGGGCAGCAATACTATTTTGTCTACCCAGTTTGTGGAATATGACATGAAAAGGTTGAGTCCTATTGACAGACAATCTCTTGTAGAAAAGCACCTCATAAGTCCTGACCTTTCACAAAACACAAAAAATGGTTATGCACTTATAAAGAACGACAACACAGTAAGCATAATGGTGAATGAAGAAGACCATCTTAGAATCCAATGTATATTAGAGGGCTTAAGGCTCAATGAAAGCTGGGATATTGCTGACAAGATTGACGATTTGATTGAAGAGACAATAGATTATGCCTATGATGAAAAAATAGGTTACTTGACTTCTTGTCCTACCAATGTAGGGACAGGAATAAGAGCATCTGTCATGGTTCATCTTCCCGCACTTACCATAACGGGACAGATAAGTAACATACTAAATTCTGTATCAAAAATAGGAATTGCAGTAAGAGGTATATACGGCGAAGGTACTCAAGCCTTAGGAGATATTTATCAAATTTCTAACCAAATAACTCTTGGACAGAGCGAAAGAGAAATAATTGAAAATGTTGAAGGAGTGGCGAGACAGATAATTTTCAGCGAAAGAAAAGCAAGAGAGGATTTATACAACAAGCAAAAGATTCAGATTGAAGACAGAGTAGGAAGAGCCTTTGGTATTCTTTCCCATGCAAAAGTGATGTCTACAAAAGAATACATGACTTTAATGTCTGATGTAAGATTAGGAGCAGTTTTAGGAATATTAGACGTCGAGATACAGAAAATTGATAAGCTCACTACCAGTATACAGCCTGCCAATTTGCAAAAAATATACGGGATGCAATTAGACCCATACAATAGAGATATTAAAAGAGCTGAGTATGTAGTGAGACAAATTAATAAGAAAGATAACTTGTAG
- a CDS encoding UvrB/UvrC motif-containing protein, protein MMCDKCKIRPATVHYTQIVNGVKTEMHLCQQCAAEEGLLNTEVFPTFTPFSVQNLLSGLMDFLPGIDEFTKQPLKCSYCGMTYEDFKKIGRLGCSHCYNAFSEELNPLMRRIHGSTEHRGKIPKKAGGKMRVKREIEELKYQLEKAIKEEAYEKAAELRDKIRELEKELGK, encoded by the coding sequence ATGATGTGTGATAAATGCAAAATAAGACCTGCCACAGTCCATTATACACAAATAGTGAATGGTGTAAAAACTGAAATGCACCTGTGTCAGCAATGTGCAGCTGAAGAAGGACTTTTAAACACTGAGGTATTTCCAACTTTTACGCCCTTCTCAGTTCAAAATTTGCTGTCAGGGTTGATGGACTTTTTGCCTGGCATAGATGAATTTACAAAGCAGCCTCTAAAATGCAGTTATTGTGGCATGACTTATGAAGACTTCAAGAAGATTGGAAGACTAGGATGCAGCCATTGTTATAACGCCTTTTCAGAAGAACTAAATCCTTTGATGAGAAGAATACATGGCAGCACTGAACATAGAGGGAAAATTCCTAAAAAAGCCGGCGGAAAAATGAGAGTCAAAAGAGAAATTGAGGAATTGAAATACCAGTTAGAAAAAGCTATTAAAGAAGAAGCCTATGAAAAAGCAGCAGAATTAAGAGATAAAATCAGAGAATTGGAGAAAGAATTGGGAAAGTAG
- a CDS encoding CtsR family transcriptional regulator: MAMARLSDLIENFIKDLMEEAGKHYIEIQRNELANVFNCAPSQINYVLETRFTIDRGYIIESKRGGGGYIKIYKTSISNNWIDKIIENIGDSLSESKARYYIDALLDHNMITRREAALMKAIVNDKVIPLPQEEKNTLRAVLFKAMLIELARNK, from the coding sequence ATGGCGATGGCAAGGTTGAGTGATTTGATCGAAAATTTCATAAAAGACCTCATGGAGGAAGCAGGCAAGCATTATATAGAAATACAGAGAAACGAGTTGGCAAATGTATTTAATTGTGCTCCTTCTCAGATAAATTATGTGTTAGAGACGCGTTTTACCATCGATAGGGGTTATATTATAGAAAGCAAAAGAGGTGGTGGTGGGTATATAAAAATTTACAAGACCTCCATCTCCAATAATTGGATAGATAAAATAATAGAAAACATAGGAGATAGTCTATCTGAAAGTAAAGCAAGGTATTACATTGATGCACTATTAGACCACAATATGATAACTCGCAGGGAAGCTGCTTTGATGAAGGCGATAGTAAATGACAAAGTGATTCCGCTTCCCCAGGAGGAGAAAAATACGTTGCGGGCTGTGTTATTTAAAGCGATGTTGATTGAATTGGCTCGCAACAAATGA
- a CDS encoding NAD(P)-dependent malic enzyme: MNIREEALKLHRENRGKLEIVSKVEVKNDKDLALAYTPGVAEPCKEIHKNRELVYEYTTKSHMIAIVTDGSAVLGLGNIGPQAALPVMEGKAVLFKEFGGVDAVPICLAIQDVDEIVKTVVNISPPFGGINLEDISAPRCFEIERKLDDILDIPVFHDDQHGTAIVTLAALINALKIVEKELKEVTAVVNGAGAAGIAIAKFLIKAGIKDVIVCDRSGIIYEGREDKDVSKIEIAEISNKGRLKGTLKDALKGADVFIGVSAPQVVDGDMIKSMAKKPIVFALANPVPEIYPEEAKEAGAYVVGTGRSDFANQINNVLAFPGIFRGALEVRATKINEEMKIQAAYAIAQTVSEKELNPEYIIPKAFDKRVLKNVALNVAKAAMETGVAKVKISLEEFEKNFL; this comes from the coding sequence ATGAATATAAGAGAAGAAGCGCTAAAACTTCACAGAGAAAATAGAGGCAAACTTGAAATTGTAAGCAAAGTGGAAGTAAAAAACGACAAAGATTTAGCTTTAGCCTATACGCCAGGGGTTGCAGAACCTTGTAAAGAAATACATAAAAATAGAGAATTGGTATATGAATATACTACAAAAAGCCACATGATTGCGATTGTCACAGATGGGTCAGCTGTTTTAGGGCTGGGAAATATAGGTCCACAAGCGGCACTGCCTGTAATGGAAGGCAAAGCAGTTTTGTTTAAAGAATTTGGAGGCGTTGATGCAGTACCTATATGCCTTGCTATTCAAGATGTTGATGAAATTGTAAAAACTGTTGTGAATATTTCCCCTCCTTTTGGAGGTATTAACCTAGAAGATATCTCTGCTCCCAGGTGTTTTGAAATAGAAAGGAAATTAGACGATATTCTGGATATACCGGTTTTTCATGATGACCAGCATGGTACAGCAATTGTGACTCTTGCTGCTCTTATCAATGCTTTAAAAATTGTAGAAAAAGAGTTAAAAGAGGTGACTGCTGTTGTAAATGGAGCTGGAGCAGCAGGCATTGCTATAGCTAAATTTTTAATAAAAGCAGGGATAAAAGATGTAATAGTTTGCGATAGAAGTGGCATCATATATGAAGGAAGAGAAGATAAAGATGTTTCTAAAATAGAAATTGCTGAAATATCAAACAAAGGAAGGTTAAAAGGAACTTTAAAAGATGCGTTAAAAGGGGCAGATGTGTTTATCGGAGTTTCAGCACCTCAAGTGGTAGATGGAGATATGATAAAATCAATGGCTAAAAAACCCATTGTCTTTGCTCTGGCAAATCCTGTTCCTGAGATATATCCTGAGGAGGCAAAAGAAGCAGGGGCTTATGTAGTGGGGACAGGAAGGTCAGATTTTGCCAATCAAATAAACAATGTGCTTGCTTTTCCGGGTATATTTAGAGGTGCACTTGAGGTTAGAGCGACTAAAATCAATGAGGAAATGAAAATCCAAGCTGCGTACGCTATTGCGCAAACTGTATCAGAAAAAGAACTTAATCCAGAATACATAATTCCAAAAGCTTTTGATAAAAGAGTGCTTAAAAATGTCGCCTTAAATGTTGCAAAAGCTGCTATGGAGACAGGAGTAGCAAAAGTAAAAATAAGCTTAGAAGAATTTGAAAAAAATTTCTTATGA